The Cryptomeria japonica chromosome 6, Sugi_1.0, whole genome shotgun sequence genomic interval aaaggaattttctaatctcaaagtaaatatgctcaagatctcatagataagtttaaaatgaatgatgttcaccatgtttcaattcctattgaattaggcactaagttaatgcttgatatgcaaactcctcttgttgatcctactttgtataaacaattagttggaagtttgaattatttaactcttactaggccggatattgcttatagtgttggtttggtttcaagattcatgtctaaacctcaacaaacacactttaaagttgctaaaagaattttaagatatattaaaggaacaattaatgtaggtttgttttatgatgcaaactctgattttactttaaaaggttttactgattccgatctaggtggagataccaatgatgggaaatctacttgtggttattgtttttttgttggtttaggagcaatttcttggaatagtaaaaagcaacaatctacctctcttggatctactgaagctgagtacaaaggatgcactaatgcttccaaagaagtcttgtggcttagaagactacttgaagatttgggtctacctcaacacgaaccaactcaattgcaatgtgacaaccaaagtgccattgcattggctaaaaatccagttttccatgcaaagacaaaacacatttctctccaacaccactttattagagaacaaattgaagagaagaaagtttcactcctctattgcaagggggaagaacaagttgcagatattttgaccaagccactttgtaaagaaaagttccaatttcattgtaaaaaacttggattgcaacccattgaagggtttgatgtaaactccccaagtaaagcttaagggggggtgttagaatatttaatctttacttggcttaggtttatttgtatttagtttaagaTATTCTTTTGGAATTCCTACAtttaatttgtcctctagtacatgtgtgaggacaagtcatttcttttattttcctttattaaggaatattatatttcctccataagaggatgtggacacatggcacacacattttatgaatggtggcattcatagatttgggagttactttgtaattcctctcctcatctctatttaagagatgtctcctctctcatttcttcctaatgacaatattgtaaagagcctctctctctctctctctctctctctctctctctctctctctcacattttaggcattgcctcattcataatatcacaaggagtttttctttgtttttcccctttcaaaagttctcgtgcctcctccttcacatttgggtgattgctccaaggtttttgcatttctcttggtaacatttacttcatcaataaacttatttggattttattattatttccttgtttttgtatttcctttcattatatatatacatCTTGACTATAAAGCTACTTGTGCATTAATGAAGAACTACAAGAAAGTCGTTGGCTCCTCATGCCCAATAGTTTAAAAAACTACCGTCTCAAAAGTCTCCAAGAGATGTGACTCTAGATCCATATGCTTGACTTGAGCATATTAAAATATTTGTAATTCCTTTATAATTTCATGTTGAATAACTGGGTATTTTTGTTAATGGAGGAAATTGGGGGCAATATTGCTCCTGCTTCAGCTAGTTTGATTTACCCCTCTTCAATGCAAAATTGTTACTCCCTTATGCCATTAATAATCAGGTCAAGGACCCTAAGACTGTTAGAGGAGTGAAAAGCTTTAAGTTGTTTTTTCAATCTTCGGTCACTGTTTTCTAAAATTCCTTACTGGTTTACAACTGAGTTCTCCACTAGGGTCAGTATAATTCTTACTTGGCATAATGCAAGTGGCATCCATAATTTTAATTTCCCGTTTTCCATGGCTTACACTTACTGTATTTCATAAGTATGGAATTCTGAAGCTAACTAAACGCATTTGATTTTTGCTCTCTTTGTGGAAAATTTAGGATCGTCGAGTAACTCGGTCAATATGATTAAACTATTATATTGCTTAAATAATGTTATATAATTCACCTGAGTTGAGGTCTTTTCAGTTGATTGAATCACTTTTGACATGTTTGATTGCTATGTTTGAGTTTTCAATATGACTTTTCATCTCCTTAAAGATATCAGATAGGTGCCTTGACTACAGAGACATGGTACCAAGTTCTGGAACTATGAACACAGGCAAATCATTGTGCTTGCAAATTAGTACACAAAATATAACAAAAGCTGAAGGGTTTTCCCAGCACTGATGAAGAAAGTTGTAGGGCTTAGTCAAGAACTTCGAAGCAATAACTGTCTTTTTTAGACTACTGAGCATATCATGACATTGATTTCTCAATTAATTGGTTAACCACAACGTGCCTGATGATAATACCCTCACTGCGATGGTGTTGCGCTGTAATGACCTACCTGACTATGAATTTTCCCCTCAAGTTTTCCATGAACTGAATCTAACATATACTTGTTGGAAGTCCACAAAGCAGATTGAAAGCATAATTTACTACCCCTTTAGAGAATGGAAAAAGTTGAAGAGCTTTTGCATGGTGATGTGATAAGATAACGTGCCAATTGAGTGTACCATACTGTGGCTTAACTTCTTAACAATGCAACCTCAAGTTGTGCCACCTCCATTCAAATTAAATATAACTTTATTCTCTTTCTCACTTTATAATTCAagaaattgaaaataattgaaactAAATGAAGGCAAACAGTGCTAACTATCTACCTATTTTTGGACTTCATAATTCACAATTAGCCTTGGCCTTCCCTTGCCCTCTGCCCACTATGACTAAATAGTACAGGCCTAGTAGGTGAGAATACAAGAGTCACTAAAAAGATTCTTGGCATGTAGCATTTTAGGAGGGAATTGGAGTCctattctttttctttggtgtttttAATAGAGTTGAAGTCCTCTTGGAACTTGTTTCCGATCCAAACACACTGAGACAAGATTTCCTGGGGATTCTTTACTTATAAAATGCAAAACTTGGTTTTCTTACTTGGTCAAATAACCAATTTCATCATTATGGGCAAGCTACTTTTGAGGCCTTGCAGAATGGAACCAAAGAAGATTCCAAACCAGAAATGTTGTACAAAAAAGAGCTTCAAAGGAAATTTTCCTTTTCATCAAATAGTTATTGGAGAATAATGTAAACGATCTTGACCATCCTGTTTGGCACCTCTAAAAGAGGATGATAAAAATTATTTTCACGTCCATTGCTATAAAGCTTTTTTATTTACTTCCTAAGCTCGTTTCTTGCAATAAGGTTTTTAGAAATTTCAGGTAGTCTTCTTTCCAGGACATATTGCACTTGGCATATAGAGGAATAAATGATTAGACTTGCCCATGCACAAGAGGCTGATTATTTGTCTAGAAAAAAGAAATAGCTTATAGATGGTATAAAGGCAAGCACATTGTATTGGCATCATAAATCTCACCAAATTTGTTCCGTGTCTATCCTGATGAGAGTATAATTTTCCCTAGCAGCATGGCACAAACAAGTTTCCATATATGGATGAACCATTAAAGGTGAATCAAAAGACAGAGCGGGGAAGTGgggtaaataaaaagaaaaagaaaatcaaaagacaATAAGGGCATTGAAACTTGGAGTAATGCGGAGTATGTTAAATATAGGAAGTTTTCACTAGAGAGGAATGTATTGAAGAGGAGAAAGGAAACAGAAAAGGGAAAGCAGATGCAATGTCAGATAAAGCATTGAAAATAAAGCAAACATATTATTTGATTGAAATATATAAAATTCTATGTTGGAATATGTTATATATGAAACCACAATGGACATGGTCAACATTAGTCGATAATTTTTAGCGGACTTGAAAAACCTGCAAAATTTTATTTTGTCAAATAGAATGATATGGAGATTTCAAACATTGAGGAGCATATTTGAAATTTGTAAAATCCATTTTTCCTCTAGCAATTTTAAAAGAAAGTCCCTTAAAAAGGAAACTAAAACTTATTTAGAAGATTAAAATATTTTTTCGAGCAACAAGTAGAAGATAAAAGAGTTTCAAATAAAGAAAATGAGGCACCAATTGTTCAAGTAACATAGAAAAGATGCCAAAATGGGCCACACAAAAATTGAAAGATGTTATACAGGATGAAATTGGAAAAACATGCAATAGACATGCATACAAAGCCAAAAAAGAATGAAAGCCCTTGGAAGATATTCAAGATAAGTTAACAAATCTTACCTTGAAAGGCATTAAAAAGGAGAAACCAATATTTCTTTTGATTTAAAACCAATTTTATTTGACCAAATTGAAAATATTGATTGATGCCCTTATTAGGAATTCAAGAAATGCAGCTTTTAATCTCAATTTCATTGTATATAAATCCTAAAATGGCCAGCAAAGGGTCTGATAATGTTCATGTTGGAATGTCCAAGGCTGAGCGCAAGTTGACTGTTGGATAATTACTTATAGGAAGAAGACCATAGAAAATAAATAAGGTTAACAAAGCGTCCACTTGAATGAATTAACAAGGTCTACTCTTTGCTAGGCAACAAAACATTCTAAACTCACTTTAACCTCTACTTGAATTTATCACATTATCATACTTAGGCACAACTACTGTCAATATATGTTTTTTTAAGCCCCTGCCCAAGCAAAAATGGAATCTGGTGAAGTTTTCAACTCTTTTccaaaatcaaatatgcaaaatGTGTGAATCAAAACCCTGCCCTTCTAGGTGAAAAACTCACAAGCCTCCATATGTTATATTGTACGGCTACTCTACTGGTTTAATACCAAAACTAGGCATAACTCACAATCTTGGTTCACATAAAACGGTTCTGGAAACCAGTAAAACATTCAAAAGGCTACTCAACATTAATCAATGGTTTGGATGGCCAAAGCTTTTATTGCTTATCAAGCCAAATAATTAGGTATGTCCACACAAGAATTAAGGGTTCATTCAACATAACGATACAAATTGCCATAGATAAAAGCTACAATGTTTTCTCAACTTGTAGGATCACGGACTTCATGTAATCTCAACTGTCAAAACCTTCAGATTACATATTAATGCCTTAGAACAATGCTTTCTTAGCATGCAATTCAACAGAATGAATTAAGTTCAAAAAACATTCTTAACCTTTCTATTAAAAAAGCATTGTTGCAATAGTAGTTATAAGGAAAGAAGAGTAACTAAATTTGAGCATTTTCTGTgaatttacaaaagaaattattGACGAGAAAAAATGATTGACATGGATATATTCTAGCATATCGTGTTAAGTCCATTTTCTTGATCAATCGAAAGCAAAATATATTAAAGCCAAAGAAACAACAATGGTTTGACTTATACAGGCCATATTGCTTACAGATTTTACATAACATAATCCCACTAAAATGTAAAGTATTGAACTCTATAAAACGTAATCAATTTCTTGTTATCTATTCTAAAATTTGTTTAcaaaataataatttgaaaataTAAAGAAAACCGAACCAACAAAGTTGGATTCAAATGCAGGCTCAATTACAACTTACATAAGCATAAGGCCGGCCTCCGTCAAGTATACAAATACTTCCTACTCCAAAAACAAAGTTACGGAAATGActtaaaagttaaaaataaatttCCAATGACAAAAATTAATTAAGCAAAATGTATGCCAGCCTTGTTAAAGAGGGATAAGAGATGCAAGAAATCATCTTGAGTAAGCTTTGAAGATCTTTTATCTTCAAAATTGCCTTCTTGCAAGATATTGAGTATTTTATCCTTAAATTGAGAAGCCCCTTCCTGCATATCAGCATCATCAACATCCATTTCTTGATCTTCCCCAGCATTAATTTCCATACTAGAGTCATTGGCTGGGTCACCCAAAATTGACACATCCCCAACTGTTGATTCATTAGGCTTTGAACATGCTTCTTGCAAAGCTTGAAATGTCTTATAGTTCTTCTCCAACAGTGTCAAGATATTTTTGGTTCTAAAGATTGCCCCCAAAGTTTTATTTTTGCGATTAAAACAGAGACGAACCATCCCATCCCACTCCTTGAAACTAATTGGAGGGAGAGGATTCCGGGGCTCAATTCGAACAACAGAGGAGTCAACTTTTGGTGGTGGCCTGAAATTATTTTTTCCGACTTTCAATAGATGTGAAACACGAGCCAGCAACTGAGTATTCACAGAAAGGCGGCAATACAAATTCTCTC includes:
- the LOC131033166 gene encoding ribosomal RNA small subunit methyltransferase, whose translation is MAGGKERKTKPSAAQRQQGGIQFYKSKGQHILKNPMLVQTIVQKAGIKSTDIVLEIGPGTGNLTMKLLDVAKKVIAVELDPRMVLELQRRVQGTSNAIRLQVIQGDVLKTELPYFDVCVANIPYQISSPLTFKLLSHRPIFRCAIIMFQREFAMRLVAKPGENLYCRLSVNTQLLARVSHLLKVGKNNFRPPPKVDSSVVRIEPRNPLPPISFKEWDGMVRLCFNRKNKTLGAIFRTKNILTLLEKNYKTFQALQEACSKPNESTVGDVSILGDPANDSSMEINAGEDQEMDVDDADMQEGASQFKDKILNILQEGNFEDKRSSKLTQDDFLHLLSLFNKAGIHFA